In Paenibacillus sp. BIC5C1, a genomic segment contains:
- a CDS encoding FGGY-family carbohydrate kinase has protein sequence MSHVDMNEAITKGATSLGIEFGSTRIKAVLIDERFETIASGSYEWENLLKDGYWTYNQDDIITGLQTAYREMKQDVERKYGITLQTVGSIGFSAMMHGYIALDSAGELLVPFRTWRNATTGKAARELTDLLQFNIPERWSIAHLYQAILNEEAHVPRIDHLTTLAGYIHLLLTGNKAIGIGDASGIFPIDESTHNYHPSMIKQFDELIAGKGYPWKVEGLLPKVYLAGENAGELTEAGAKLLDPSNDLQSGIPLCPPEGDAGTGMVATNSVRKRTGNISVGTSVFAMIVLEKELSKVYPEIDMVTTPDGSPVGMVHANNCSSDINAWLGLFREFSEAMGYEVNTGKLFSVMFNKALEADPDGGGLLSYGYYSGENITGIDKGRPLFVRSPESNFNLANFMRTHLFTAFGALKLGMDILTKNEHVAIDSILAHGGLFKTPVVGQRIVAAAMNVPVSVMSTAGEGGAWGMALLASYMINKDQQESLDVFLEQKVFSDVQGEEVAPDASDVKGFEAFIERYRKGLAIEQAAVDHLVEDVQKDRF, from the coding sequence ATGAGTCATGTGGATATGAATGAAGCGATTACCAAGGGAGCTACTTCACTAGGCATCGAGTTTGGATCGACACGGATCAAGGCGGTACTGATTGACGAACGTTTTGAGACCATCGCGTCAGGCAGTTATGAATGGGAGAACCTCCTGAAAGACGGATATTGGACGTATAACCAGGATGATATCATCACAGGTCTTCAGACTGCGTATCGGGAAATGAAGCAAGACGTGGAGCGGAAATACGGAATCACGCTGCAAACGGTAGGCTCCATCGGATTCTCCGCCATGATGCATGGATATATCGCATTGGATAGCGCGGGAGAACTGCTGGTACCATTCCGGACGTGGCGTAACGCGACTACTGGGAAGGCTGCGAGAGAACTGACGGATCTTCTGCAGTTCAATATTCCGGAACGTTGGAGCATCGCTCACTTGTACCAAGCGATCTTGAACGAAGAGGCGCATGTGCCTCGCATCGATCACCTGACAACCTTGGCTGGTTACATACACTTGCTGCTGACGGGAAATAAAGCCATCGGTATCGGCGATGCTTCGGGTATTTTCCCAATCGACGAGTCTACGCATAATTATCACCCGTCCATGATCAAGCAGTTCGATGAACTTATCGCAGGAAAAGGTTATCCGTGGAAGGTCGAGGGGCTTCTTCCCAAGGTGTATCTCGCTGGTGAGAATGCTGGTGAGTTAACCGAAGCGGGAGCCAAGCTACTTGATCCTTCGAATGATTTGCAGTCAGGCATTCCACTCTGTCCGCCAGAAGGTGATGCCGGAACGGGCATGGTAGCAACGAATAGCGTGAGGAAGCGTACGGGCAACATTTCTGTCGGCACATCCGTGTTCGCGATGATCGTCTTGGAGAAGGAATTATCCAAAGTGTATCCCGAGATCGATATGGTTACGACGCCGGACGGTAGTCCGGTAGGCATGGTGCATGCCAACAACTGCTCCAGCGACATCAACGCTTGGCTTGGATTATTCCGTGAATTTTCTGAGGCAATGGGCTACGAAGTGAATACCGGCAAATTGTTCAGCGTGATGTTCAATAAGGCGTTGGAAGCCGACCCGGATGGTGGCGGTTTGCTGAGCTACGGTTATTACTCGGGTGAAAACATTACGGGCATCGACAAAGGCCGTCCATTGTTCGTCCGCTCCCCGGAAAGCAACTTCAATCTGGCGAACTTTATGCGCACGCATTTGTTCACCGCATTTGGTGCACTCAAGCTCGGCATGGACATTTTGACGAAGAACGAGCATGTGGCGATTGACAGCATTTTGGCTCATGGTGGTCTGTTCAAGACTCCCGTTGTCGGACAGCGGATCGTAGCCGCAGCGATGAATGTGCCGGTGTCCGTCATGTCTACAGCGGGCGAAGGCGGCGCATGGGGTATGGCGCTTCTGGCTTCCTACATGATCAACAAGGATCAGCAGGAAAGCCTGGATGTGTTCCTGGAACAGAAGGTCTTCAGCGATGTTCAGGGTGAGGAAGTTGCACCGGATGCATCGGATGTCAAAGGGTTTGAAGCATTTATCGAACGTTATCGGAAGGGCCTCGCGATTGAGCAGGCGGCGGTAGATCATCTGGTAGAGGATGTTCAAAAAGACCGCTTTTGA
- the araA gene encoding L-arabinose isomerase translates to MSAAKQFWFVVGSQHLYGEEALGEVKANAQKITDALNASGVLPYPLVLQNLAVSADKITSIMKEVNYRDEVAGVITWMHTFSPAKMWIRGTKLLQKPLLHLATQFNESIPWATIDMDFMNLNQAAHGDREYGFINARLRKQNKIVVGYWERPEVQQQVADWMDVAVAYNESFNIKVARFGDNMRNVGVTEGDKVEAQIQFGWTVDYFGIGDLVQYVNAVTEQEIDDLIAQYAELYEFDYGTNSKEAWEASVRVQASYEIAIKRFLDEGGYSAFTTNFEDLHGMKQLPGLAVQRLMAQGYGFAGEGDWKTAALDRLLKVMAHNENTGFMEDYTYEMAAGQEAILQSHMLEVDPTLASNKPKIIVSPLGIGDREDPARLVFDGKAGEGVVVSMADFGTHYKLLINEVSAFEPTVPAPNLPVARVLWNVKPNFQDGVRAWIENGGGHHTVVSLNLTTDQIVTYAKLVNLEYVVIK, encoded by the coding sequence ATGTCAGCAGCTAAACAGTTTTGGTTCGTCGTAGGTTCGCAGCATCTGTACGGGGAAGAAGCGCTGGGTGAGGTTAAAGCCAATGCACAAAAAATCACGGATGCCCTCAATGCAAGCGGCGTTCTGCCGTACCCACTCGTATTGCAGAATTTGGCGGTAAGCGCAGATAAAATCACGAGCATCATGAAAGAAGTGAACTACCGCGACGAAGTGGCGGGTGTGATCACTTGGATGCATACGTTCTCGCCTGCGAAAATGTGGATTCGGGGGACGAAATTGCTGCAAAAACCATTGCTTCATCTCGCGACACAATTCAATGAAAGCATTCCATGGGCGACCATCGACATGGACTTCATGAACCTGAACCAGGCGGCTCACGGTGACCGCGAATATGGCTTCATCAATGCACGCCTGAGAAAACAAAACAAAATCGTCGTTGGTTACTGGGAGCGTCCAGAAGTGCAGCAGCAGGTTGCGGATTGGATGGACGTAGCGGTAGCTTACAACGAAAGCTTCAACATCAAGGTTGCTCGTTTTGGCGACAATATGCGTAACGTGGGCGTGACCGAAGGGGATAAAGTGGAAGCACAGATCCAATTCGGATGGACAGTCGATTATTTCGGTATCGGCGACCTTGTACAATACGTGAATGCCGTGACGGAGCAAGAAATCGATGATCTGATCGCTCAGTATGCAGAGCTGTATGAATTCGATTATGGTACAAACAGCAAAGAAGCTTGGGAAGCCAGTGTACGTGTACAAGCAAGTTATGAAATTGCGATCAAACGTTTCCTGGACGAGGGCGGATACAGTGCCTTCACCACCAACTTCGAAGATCTGCATGGCATGAAGCAACTTCCTGGTTTGGCTGTTCAACGTCTGATGGCTCAAGGGTACGGCTTTGCTGGTGAGGGCGACTGGAAAACGGCTGCACTCGACCGCCTGCTCAAAGTTATGGCCCATAACGAAAACACAGGCTTCATGGAGGATTACACGTACGAGATGGCAGCTGGCCAAGAGGCAATTCTTCAATCCCACATGCTTGAAGTAGACCCGACACTCGCCAGCAACAAACCGAAAATCATCGTGTCCCCACTAGGTATTGGCGATCGTGAAGATCCTGCACGTCTTGTATTCGATGGCAAAGCAGGAGAAGGTGTCGTGGTTTCCATGGCAGACTTCGGAACGCATTACAAACTGTTGATCAACGAAGTGTCTGCATTTGAACCGACGGTTCCAGCGCCTAATCTGCCGGTAGCCCGTGTATTGTGGAATGTGAAGCCTAACTTCCAGGATGGGGTCAGAGCTTGGATCGAGAATGGCGGCGGTCACCATACCGTAGTATCTTTGAACCTGACTACGGATCAAATCGTGACCTATGCGAAATTGGTGAACCTGGAATACGTTGTGATTAAATAG
- a CDS encoding histidine kinase N-terminal 7TM domain-containing diguanylate cyclase has translation MSPLVWYDLFLFVLLFGVYVYVFATVRITNLHKVYFLFHGLMMLWPFCQFASTLTKDPGLQLFYVTLSFVAVSLLGSGWLLLTIFITGEAERLGQKKSFLLFIPAVIGAIGVILNPWGWFVTPLEGGYIERAYGLWFWVVMAILVSYFVTSLFILFRALYSSRTSSMIKNQVKVTLWGIFVLAVFATIDAMLNVVLRAYLPFIIPGLTSLGIFVSDLFFVYVIKRYNVFDLVSIAHEDVINTIPYGILVLDENEMIIELNKASRSFMDLHVGDSFDMEAFLGSVRVEGSRQKFLKEYKQKDNTLSQIEVLVGRDDIRHYILQASPIVDAARAPIGHILTFQDVSQERFYVKEMNRQNETLQERNHALDRIRLELSEANRKLEELALTDSLTNCYNRRYLTQHLNHEVITNIQYKTPFSLILLDIDYFKAINDRYGHVIGDEVLHRTAQAVKESIRSTDILTRYGGEEFMIYLPHTERQLAQQIAERVRLAVESNLIVVDHEIEQVSITISIGILSIEDFECEHVPDNPEGYLIQLFAAVDKALYQAKQNGRNRIEFAEFERVVL, from the coding sequence GTGAGCCCATTAGTATGGTATGATCTCTTTCTATTCGTCCTATTGTTTGGTGTATACGTATATGTTTTTGCAACGGTTAGAATTACGAACTTACATAAGGTTTACTTTTTGTTTCATGGGTTAATGATGCTCTGGCCATTCTGTCAATTTGCGAGTACGTTGACGAAAGATCCAGGCTTGCAGTTGTTCTACGTTACGTTATCTTTTGTCGCCGTTTCCTTACTAGGGAGTGGTTGGCTGCTGCTTACGATCTTCATTACGGGTGAAGCGGAGCGATTAGGCCAAAAAAAATCCTTCCTATTGTTCATCCCTGCGGTTATTGGAGCCATTGGCGTGATCCTGAACCCATGGGGCTGGTTTGTAACACCGCTGGAGGGCGGTTATATCGAGCGGGCATATGGACTCTGGTTCTGGGTTGTTATGGCTATACTCGTCAGTTACTTTGTAACGTCCCTCTTTATTTTATTCCGGGCACTATATTCTTCTCGAACGTCCTCCATGATTAAAAATCAGGTGAAAGTTACGCTATGGGGCATATTTGTGTTGGCTGTTTTTGCAACCATCGACGCTATGCTTAATGTGGTTCTAAGAGCGTATTTACCGTTTATCATTCCCGGACTGACCTCGTTGGGGATTTTCGTGTCTGACCTCTTCTTCGTCTATGTTATTAAAAGGTACAATGTGTTCGATCTGGTTTCCATCGCGCATGAGGATGTGATCAATACCATTCCTTACGGCATCCTTGTACTGGATGAGAATGAGATGATTATTGAATTGAACAAAGCCTCCCGATCCTTCATGGATCTGCACGTGGGGGATTCTTTTGATATGGAAGCATTTCTGGGTTCTGTTCGCGTTGAGGGCAGCCGCCAGAAGTTTCTGAAGGAGTATAAGCAAAAGGACAATACCTTGTCTCAAATTGAAGTACTCGTGGGGCGGGATGACATCCGTCATTATATCCTACAAGCGTCTCCCATTGTGGATGCTGCGCGCGCGCCCATTGGTCATATTCTTACGTTCCAGGATGTCTCTCAAGAGCGCTTCTACGTAAAAGAAATGAATCGGCAGAATGAGACGCTTCAGGAGCGTAATCATGCCCTGGATCGCATTCGTCTGGAGTTGTCCGAGGCCAATCGCAAGCTGGAAGAACTCGCCCTGACGGACAGTCTGACGAACTGCTACAACCGTCGTTATCTGACCCAACACCTGAATCATGAGGTTATCACCAACATTCAATATAAAACGCCGTTTTCACTCATACTGCTGGATATTGACTACTTCAAAGCGATCAATGATCGCTACGGACATGTCATCGGGGATGAAGTACTGCATCGCACGGCTCAGGCTGTCAAAGAATCCATTCGTAGTACCGATATTCTAACGCGATATGGCGGGGAGGAGTTCATGATCTACCTTCCACATACCGAACGGCAACTAGCCCAACAAATAGCGGAACGTGTGAGATTAGCGGTGGAGTCGAACCTCATTGTGGTGGATCATGAGATCGAACAGGTGTCCATTACGATTAGCATAGGAATTCTGTCCATTGAGGATTTCGAATGTGAGCATGTCCCGGACAATCCGGAGGGGTATCTGATTCAGTTGTTCGCTGCGGTAGACAAGGCGTTGTATCAGGCGAAGCAGAATGGGCGTAATCGGATTGAGTTTGCGGAGTTTGAGCGGGTTGTTTTGTAG
- a CDS encoding AAC(3) family N-acetyltransferase, with product MHTQESLLHQLRQLGIDDQGTLLVHSSMKSLGEVEGGADTVLDALTEYMKDGLLVLPTHTWSTINADNPMFHVESSPCCVGILPELFRKRPEVVRSWHPTHSVAALGRDAEAFTKDDHLFDTPCARGSAWGKLLDRKASILLVGVDLKRNTFIHGIEEWVDIPGRLTDGHEMLKTVLPDGTEISVPSRRHCGLSWSEHFWKVDDVLERKGAMRKGQLGDAVVRVCDAALLTEVITSMLQDNPDLFSDNLPLDTVHE from the coding sequence ATACATACGCAAGAAAGTTTACTCCACCAACTGCGCCAGCTCGGCATTGATGACCAAGGAACGCTGCTCGTTCACTCTTCTATGAAAAGCTTGGGCGAAGTCGAAGGCGGTGCGGATACGGTGTTGGATGCGTTGACCGAGTATATGAAGGACGGGCTATTGGTGTTGCCAACGCATACATGGTCCACGATCAATGCGGACAATCCGATGTTCCACGTGGAATCTTCGCCATGCTGCGTCGGTATTCTTCCTGAGCTATTTCGCAAACGACCTGAAGTAGTACGTTCTTGGCACCCTACACATTCGGTAGCTGCTCTGGGACGCGACGCCGAAGCATTTACGAAGGACGATCATCTTTTCGATACACCTTGTGCGAGAGGCTCAGCCTGGGGGAAGCTGCTTGATCGGAAGGCATCCATCCTTTTGGTCGGCGTTGATCTGAAACGGAACACGTTTATCCATGGTATTGAAGAATGGGTCGACATCCCAGGTAGATTAACTGACGGCCATGAGATGTTAAAGACAGTTTTACCCGATGGAACCGAAATTTCGGTGCCTTCCCGAAGACACTGCGGATTATCGTGGTCGGAGCATTTTTGGAAAGTGGATGACGTTCTTGAACGTAAAGGTGCGATGCGTAAGGGGCAGCTTGGCGATGCGGTTGTCAGAGTGTGTGATGCGGCCTTGTTGACGGAAGTAATCACGAGCATGCTCCAAGATAATCCGGATTTATTCTCTGACAATTTGCCTTTGGACACTGTACACGAATGA
- a CDS encoding L-ribulose-5-phosphate 4-epimerase: MLEQLKEEVYEANLELPKHGLVKFTWGNVSAMDRDSGLFVIKPSGVSYDKMKPSDMVVVDLDGNVVEGEMRPSSDTATHAVLYKHYPEIGGIVHTHSTWATIWAQAGLDVPVMGTTHADTFYGAVPCARFLNQDEVDRGYEAETGRLIIETFEQRGLDVMAIPAVLLHGHAPFTWGKDAKSAVVNSVVLEEVCKMNLYARQLNNFAKELPQGILDKHYLRKHGKDAYYGQK, encoded by the coding sequence ATGTTAGAACAACTGAAAGAAGAGGTCTATGAGGCAAATCTGGAACTGCCGAAGCACGGACTTGTGAAGTTCACATGGGGTAATGTCAGCGCAATGGATCGGGACAGCGGTCTGTTTGTCATCAAACCGAGCGGTGTCAGCTATGACAAGATGAAGCCAAGCGACATGGTTGTGGTTGATCTGGACGGCAATGTGGTGGAGGGCGAAATGAGACCTTCTTCGGATACCGCGACTCACGCGGTGCTGTACAAACATTACCCGGAAATCGGTGGTATTGTGCATACTCATTCCACCTGGGCGACCATCTGGGCACAAGCCGGATTGGATGTACCTGTGATGGGAACGACGCATGCTGACACCTTCTATGGTGCCGTACCTTGTGCGCGTTTCTTGAACCAGGATGAAGTTGATCGCGGATACGAAGCGGAGACAGGCCGTCTCATTATCGAAACATTTGAACAGCGCGGGCTGGATGTGATGGCAATCCCGGCAGTTCTGCTTCATGGACATGCACCGTTTACGTGGGGCAAAGACGCCAAGTCGGCGGTTGTGAACAGCGTCGTGCTGGAGGAAGTGTGCAAAATGAACCTGTACGCGCGGCAATTGAATAACTTTGCAAAAGAACTGCCGCAAGGCATTTTGGATAAACACTATTTGCGGAAACACGGAAAAGACGCGTACTACGGACAAAAATGA
- a CDS encoding WXG100 family type VII secretion target produces MSRIKVTPEQLHHVSNQVDQARQQLESIRGDLTRQIMFIQMMWMGATQERFFYEFEQSRPILDKALESMVNTSKELKDIATRFQDADAQLVSLGGATGAVGAAAMMTNSAGDSSSGDKGYRMAQINMFGKWVWMPVNEDGVADQAALQAYEKDHGHLDVNRMQGEKVEPPGEDIFSLQIKAFQNGIHPYTGETVSDSYARTMVTSLKFAQVFMAIQMVRGSVPGGKGPFRLPSSSPAVAKIKKNLETAKANLGNTQKSVVEASPKAVEQKVNLSQNLIDHVINRHSVNSTKQQLPYLQKKMSEEQINEMLSRKSFFNKEWSDKKITDASTVAVNQLKQQGVNEGLHTVTVFNEPIKVFIRNGNVDSVYGTHIYKIGDLLD; encoded by the coding sequence ATGAGTAGAATCAAAGTAACCCCTGAACAACTGCATCACGTATCGAATCAGGTGGATCAAGCCAGACAACAGTTGGAGAGTATACGGGGTGATCTGACGAGACAGATCATGTTCATTCAGATGATGTGGATGGGTGCAACGCAGGAGCGGTTTTTCTATGAGTTTGAGCAATCACGCCCTATACTGGATAAAGCGCTGGAGAGTATGGTGAATACATCCAAGGAATTGAAGGACATCGCTACGCGCTTCCAAGATGCAGATGCTCAGTTGGTAAGTCTGGGTGGTGCAACTGGAGCAGTCGGTGCCGCAGCAATGATGACCAATTCAGCAGGTGATTCAAGCTCGGGTGATAAGGGATATCGGATGGCACAAATTAATATGTTTGGAAAGTGGGTGTGGATGCCTGTCAACGAGGACGGTGTTGCGGATCAGGCTGCTCTTCAGGCGTATGAGAAGGATCATGGACATCTAGATGTTAATCGCATGCAAGGTGAGAAGGTTGAACCACCTGGGGAGGATATATTTTCACTACAGATCAAGGCATTCCAGAACGGAATACATCCCTATACAGGAGAAACCGTCTCTGATTCTTATGCTCGAACCATGGTTACCTCTCTAAAGTTTGCCCAAGTGTTTATGGCGATTCAGATGGTTCGTGGAAGTGTCCCGGGTGGCAAGGGTCCATTTCGTTTACCATCATCTAGTCCAGCCGTGGCGAAAATTAAGAAGAATCTTGAAACGGCTAAAGCGAATTTGGGGAATACTCAAAAGAGTGTGGTTGAAGCATCTCCAAAAGCCGTTGAGCAGAAAGTTAATTTGAGTCAAAATCTAATTGATCATGTTATTAATAGACATTCTGTAAATAGTACGAAGCAACAACTTCCATATCTCCAAAAGAAAATGTCTGAAGAGCAGATTAATGAAATGTTAAGTAGGAAATCTTTTTTTAATAAAGAGTGGTCGGATAAAAAAATAACTGATGCGTCAACGGTGGCCGTCAATCAGCTGAAACAACAAGGAGTAAACGAAGGGTTGCATACCGTTACTGTTTTTAATGAACCGATTAAGGTGTTCATTAGAAATGGTAATGTTGATTCTGTATATGGAACTCATATATATAAAATTGGTGATTTATTAGATTAG
- a CDS encoding cell wall hydrolase, which translates to MAIGDALTSKSQLYGRDSVDLLARTLWGETRGDSDSRVGVAYVISNRKSNSTYNEFKNLNSIEAVVLAPNAFSCFNEGNPNLAECLKPDTDSAAWKNIVSLASNLSSYSNPISGKCFYTANTRFSELSYTSGNKLYYKFPGGSTVQVSSKIVVGGHTFFDYVV; encoded by the coding sequence ATGGCAATTGGTGATGCACTAACTTCAAAATCTCAGCTTTACGGACGTGACAGCGTGGACTTGTTGGCCCGAACTCTTTGGGGAGAAACCAGGGGCGATTCAGATTCTCGTGTAGGCGTTGCTTATGTCATCAGTAACCGTAAAAGTAATTCCACGTACAACGAATTTAAAAATCTCAACTCGATTGAAGCAGTCGTGCTTGCTCCAAATGCTTTTAGTTGCTTTAACGAAGGTAATCCTAACTTGGCTGAATGTCTGAAACCTGATACAGACAGTGCAGCTTGGAAAAACATTGTTAGCCTCGCATCAAACCTAAGTAGCTACTCAAATCCAATCAGCGGTAAGTGTTTTTACACTGCTAATACTAGATTTTCAGAACTGAGTTACACTTCCGGTAACAAGCTATATTATAAGTTTCCGGGTGGAAGCACGGTGCAAGTCAGCTCTAAAATCGTAGTCGGTGGACACACATTCTTTGATTATGTCGTTTAA
- a CDS encoding helix-turn-helix domain-containing protein, with amino-acid sequence MNLPESVGNRIRELRKAKGWTQEQLAEAAGLHYSYIGGVERGDRNISLETLEKIINGFQVPAEEIFKFNEESEYKNALDEHITLISGKSADEISSLTKINKEILNTIEKLQKSSD; translated from the coding sequence ATGAATTTACCAGAAAGTGTAGGGAATCGAATACGCGAGTTAAGAAAGGCCAAGGGTTGGACTCAAGAACAACTAGCTGAAGCAGCAGGTCTTCATTACAGCTATATTGGTGGGGTTGAACGGGGAGATCGAAATATTTCTCTGGAGACTCTGGAAAAAATAATAAATGGATTTCAGGTTCCTGCTGAAGAAATCTTCAAATTCAACGAAGAATCCGAGTACAAAAATGCTTTGGATGAACATATAACATTAATAAGTGGTAAAAGCGCAGATGAAATCTCATCATTAACGAAAATTAATAAAGAGATTCTGAATACTATAGAAAAGCTACAAAAAAGTTCTGACTAA
- a CDS encoding malate:quinone oxidoreductase, which yields MSQGQTSTDVILIGAGIMSATLGTLLKQLAPDWNIKVFEKLASAGEESSNEWNNAGTGHSALCELNYTVERPDGSVDISKAIKVNEHFQISRQFWSYLVKSNLIRNPRDFIMPLPHLSYVHGEQNVQFLKRRFEALAKHPLFVGMEFSDNKKKLAEWIPLMMKNRTGNEPIAATKIDSGTDVNFGALTRMLMEHLKSQNVDIHYQHSVKNMKRTSNGSWELAVKNLKSGTVERHTAQFVFIGAGGGSLHLLQKSGIPEGKHIGGFPVSGIFMVCKNPKVVEQHHAKVYGKASVGAPPMSVPHLDTRFIENQKSLLFGPFAGFSPKFLKTGSNADLITSVKLHNLLTMLAAGVKEISLTKYLIQQLMLSKEQRMAELRDFVPDAKSEDWDMVLAGQRVQVIKDTAQGGKGTLQFGTEVVTAADGSIAALLGASPGASTAVHVMLEILQKCFPQHMDAWEPKIKEMVPSYGESLVDNLSLLNQVHASTARVLGLTAEKSVVRM from the coding sequence ATGAGCCAGGGACAAACGAGTACAGATGTTATCTTGATTGGTGCCGGAATTATGAGTGCAACTTTGGGAACTTTGCTTAAACAATTGGCACCAGACTGGAATATTAAGGTTTTTGAGAAGCTCGCCAGTGCGGGGGAGGAAAGCTCCAACGAATGGAATAATGCCGGAACCGGGCATTCAGCATTGTGCGAACTTAACTATACCGTTGAACGACCAGACGGATCCGTAGATATTAGCAAAGCGATTAAGGTGAATGAGCATTTTCAAATCTCAAGGCAATTTTGGTCCTATCTCGTCAAAAGCAATCTGATTCGTAATCCGCGGGACTTCATTATGCCGCTCCCTCATTTGAGTTATGTACATGGAGAGCAGAATGTCCAGTTTCTAAAAAGACGCTTTGAAGCGTTAGCGAAACATCCGTTATTCGTTGGCATGGAATTCTCGGATAATAAGAAAAAACTGGCGGAATGGATTCCGTTGATGATGAAAAACCGCACGGGCAATGAACCGATTGCAGCCACCAAAATTGACTCCGGTACGGACGTTAACTTTGGTGCTTTAACGCGTATGCTAATGGAACACTTAAAGAGCCAAAACGTGGATATCCACTACCAACATAGCGTGAAAAATATGAAACGCACAAGCAATGGATCTTGGGAATTAGCCGTGAAAAATCTGAAGAGCGGAACCGTCGAACGGCACACCGCACAATTCGTTTTCATCGGTGCGGGCGGCGGAAGTTTGCATTTGCTGCAAAAATCCGGCATTCCTGAGGGTAAACATATCGGCGGCTTCCCGGTTAGCGGCATCTTTATGGTGTGCAAAAATCCGAAAGTCGTGGAACAGCATCATGCCAAAGTATATGGAAAAGCTTCGGTGGGTGCTCCGCCAATGTCTGTTCCGCATTTGGATACCCGATTTATTGAGAATCAGAAGTCGCTGCTATTCGGACCGTTTGCCGGGTTCTCGCCAAAATTCTTAAAAACGGGCTCCAATGCCGATCTGATTACGTCCGTGAAGCTGCATAACTTGCTCACGATGCTCGCGGCAGGCGTCAAAGAAATCTCACTAACCAAATACCTGATCCAACAACTCATGTTATCCAAGGAACAACGCATGGCCGAATTGCGTGACTTTGTTCCAGATGCCAAGAGTGAGGATTGGGATATGGTACTGGCGGGCCAGCGTGTGCAGGTGATTAAGGACACGGCTCAAGGCGGCAAAGGAACCCTTCAATTCGGCACGGAGGTAGTCACTGCGGCGGATGGCTCGATTGCGGCATTGCTCGGAGCTTCACCGGGTGCTTCAACTGCTGTTCACGTGATGCTGGAAATCCTCCAGAAGTGCTTCCCGCAGCATATGGATGCCTGGGAACCAAAGATCAAGGAAATGGTTCCTTCCTATGGCGAGTCACTGGTCGACAATCTTAGTCTTCTAAACCAGGTACATGCGTCAACCGCTCGGGTGCTTGGGCTGACGGCTGAGAAATCAGTCGTTCGGATGTAA